cgatactagtcttcccaaagtaagtatctatgcaaatgattatgacattgccatgtccacatagttcaagaaacagaactactagtcatcttgcattctagtcgtctaacgttttctatgcgttcaattttatagaaaactccgactagggaccattttcaacttttgacattcaagttcacttgatagacatttcttagtcacaggactggtcctgacagtctatcttgaatatattgtcaaattgaagggactcatcatttaatactaaaccaagattaaatggaatatgaaaacacatttcatatatgataaatgttcaaccccaatgttttataaccatgggcctcaaacccatctttaaaacagttcatggaattcaaagctatgcttgatttccagtgccacaatgtgagtgttgtttctcacttgttgcataggtttagttatcatgctttgccaatcttaatatcctttcatcgaatgttcttcgagatatgatgataagatcttttgagtgtgtttattttgtgatctattccttctagctacaagagtagttctacgcatcttgcaatgaagaaccatcaagtcagaagacatatgatctacccaagttcagtgaagaaactctttaacataaacaaacaaccctgttttattgcttcttaggcaataagtacttttacttcaactgtttaggttgctagtgatgctttgtttggatttacttatccaagcagttcacagatatgtggaagactttccagttgtatcttagaacatagaaattaatatttaatttcccacgcaacaactcatggtctccaatccatgttgtcatttcaaaacacgatgctctatagctcgtccttatcaatggttaactccaaagggtcttgcttgatcctttgccagtgtttatgcgtgtagcatcaatatttagcatatctttatttccttgaatcaagaactattcctatgtaccatttcaagtaccataagtattcttgatctcaatctagttgatcttcacttagatcaatagagattggtatatgttcgtcatgcctaaagtcatacgatacatttttggcgatcctcatattatatcatacatgataaattcttttgcagaatatttcccaattgaattctattcatgtaactttagcttatctagtttcagtagatactaaattcagctaaattctttgacatataatataggttaagaatctcatttagactctttgatgtttaacttagtaatgcttatacatagttcaaacatcctttacttagatttattcacatgggtcgaatatctccaatggagactttcgtgtttgatttagtaaatgccattacttaatctaaaacaatattataagatctttgtaaatagatcttaatacccaatatgtactaagtttcgccatggtccattattgatgaataatttcaaatctaagtcattagcatttgaatgttatttcacaatagagagatatgtgtgtgatacacataggaccaaataagtttttatgtactcccaataaacttcttatacatctataagaatcatgtatattttatgaaactaaaatgcttattagcttcacttaaaatacagttccaattcccaattgcttgcttaaatctgtacttagattttataagctagctttccttttcaagcatttatttggatccacaaattctatgacataccatgtacatattatattccaacatttgattgaggaatacgttttgtcatccaattgccatatgtaccaatatgcaatcattgcttgaattatagacttaagcattacgattttgcatgaggtttcaacacaatccatgccatgaatttgcttgtaacctttagcaactaatctagctttgtgtgtgaacacaattccatgtttgatggtttttatccttaaaacaaacttgcaaccaataggtgtgaaactattcttgcaaatcaacaaaatttcaattttgtcatcaaaacattgagtatgttttatggcctctaaccatttaaaacatttgagtctatatatggcctctaaccattttagggaatctgggtttcgtcatagctttcttacaagtcacttctaatagtttgactgcaagttgtaggtttctttactatctaatagaagaattgcatagtttcagtgacctgaactccatgtttcttcactatctaatagaagaatctcatagtttcagtgacttgaactctatgcctacttgggtatagaacatcaaacaataaaatatcaatagccacttgaaagtcctttgaatattctgttctccttgaagcacttgtaaagtcttctaagagatgtctattctttaaaagccacttctaaagtccttaaagaatacgttcgggttttctgaagcacttcgaaaagcctccggaatgtccgtttatgtttgttgttcgcctcgaagactttcgaggtctattttctcccacttgtcattttggaaacgaatctccaaaaggacattatttcgagcaaacaaacattatgttctcaaaaattcgtggtagaaacaatacccttgtgtctcatttgaataaatcacaatgaaacatatatctatacttggggccttagtttgttgaataacaaacactaagctcccactgagtttaggaactctttagatatattatgaaaagatattttgaaattacttttcaatagctttgacgaatttggtttagtttggtggtagttgagcattttgttttagaaattataggaaaagtctttatgattcatcattaatcgaatcaagtactaattgacttcgattattccaactaagatatgccatatcttatggacctagattgtgaaattacaacacacaatcattgatgatcatatttggtctcaagtaatcatcaacatgatctaacctagatctttatgatttcttgccaagtggattttatacttctgaatctttgaactagccaaacagattcaacttatatcacatttgagtaaataaacctatattcactcaaatccatgtgaaataataaagtcataaaatctttctttagctttgaactctattgtctaggcgttctaacaatagttcatatcttttgttactttcaacaagtaagactagttgtcttaaaatgatctagaaatcaatcaactttcaaaagtccatcaaaatagagcttttgaatgttaacttgttgatatggtctaagaaacaatgccaaagattagtggaactcaaatcaaggggttgatttgaacctagtaaagttctttaaagagttgtttgttttaatcaagcatattgactcaacctgtaattgaccatttcattcaaacattgtttttgtttttcttgaatgtgagtctttctgtgtttgaaaacagaaatttaggtatgttgattatggaacaaaatagccattaagttccagcctttgaaaggacttaaaacaaactagatgaccctacaactaatgtagcattgccatgcttcatttcccacttgtaggtcattagtgtattctagcttccattgtttgagttattaccgaagtaagaacctcaagcggtatatgataccaaggaagtttgattgctaggtcacttctctttaaacataaacttataggtagaaacggaatcgtaaattcctttcatttgttcctcgttttcctatttcttgtaccctttcttatagtcttaagaattgaattctttagtgttgacttttatactttgttagacatgtccaatgtcaccccaacaaggttcttaccatttaatttatgttgaatattaagtttcaactagatgatcttaccagaagcttctaaagttctctaagcatcgatctattcgaatgtctagggactagactcattcgagaattaaatggacaaagatattaggttgttaaccattggtaaagctgagcgtattaaactcaatgctttatgatctcaaaactacagtgtattttgaattcacaagcaccaattggtttgccattcgactttgatgttcgaaaacaaccataaaagtcgctataagaaacgtacattttaaattgcccactttctctcatttccgtgaatcgttcttggattcactaccaatcgaggaaatttactgttacctttctaaaaggatttattgcagtgcaagatatttaattataaacaataattaaaacatacattgaagcatgcaaagtctaaacatttatcatgaataataacttgaaaatgaaagcaatcatgcaatttaaacaagtcattagcattttattcgaattatgtgttccggcaggtgtgaataaaatgattccaagatccaaaaatcattgaagaactaagcacagtttgtcgactttaTCCTAAAAcatctaggtaagcaaaagccttttgctaatagtctagaaactattcttggttgataggtacgtctaagaactaattaggtaaacctatcgattttgccacgacataaaaggactccttacttatattgttgagtttcaccaaaactaacatgtactcacaattatttgtgtaccttgcccctttaggaccaataagtaacacctcgctgagcgaaaactattactagattgatgtaaaggatatccaagcaagtgtatattttggcatggcaccttttaactcaatttttaagtttggaacttaaggatcttactatgttggttagattttaagtgaactaaaatccttaatcatgcaacataatcaagccgtaatctcatgcattttaagacatatttaaagcaataaataacttaaaacatgcataagataaatgtgatctagtatggcccgacttcatcttgaaggtttaacttcaaagtccgtcttgaaaatctccgtgggaggcaccattttcttcaaataggataagctataattaaaactaattacaactatttgatggtacgcagaccatatttgaattgaaaaacaactttggtactttagaccaattacattcaaattaatggtacgcagaccatattttctatcctatttggtccatactagtcacttcataacctgcaaaacagtacatatacaatatataccattcacccattcattatcatgaatggcccacatagctggttagtaaaacacattatgcatcacgtaaacatttgcagcaattaatcaagggcactaataatctaccaattattcagtccttattaattctaatcaagttgttttaaccttaaggatttgtagacctaatcaagagtttatgactaaaagggctcccacttaaaccaataaattcatatgctttactaattttaaatataaaaatgtatttctagtctaaccggaaacatacaaatttaattaaaatttaaagctcatataaatttataattgaatccaaaaagtttaatttaatttcagtcgaatttaaattaattcatgattttaattttagtaaaataattagaataaataaaatttattataattacaatattcaaaattaaaatccaagaaaataatttaaattattaattttaaaattaattaaaattacgtaaactgaaaatttcaaattaaaatttcaaaacgatccaatcgcaacgtgacaatcccacgcatcgcacgcccatgggccacacgcacacagccatcgctggccatgtgcgcgcagcccatgcgctgcgtcgcatcgctgctgctgctctccttcgcaaggcatcacgcgagctggtgctcgctgcgcgcgccagcactcgatgcacgcgagccatcgctcgctgcgctcgctcgcctgcgctcgcttcatgcgagccagcgctcactttatgcgggccattgctcgctgcgcgcgcttgccagcgctcgatcctgcgagcctcgctcgctgcgcgaggcatcgacgctgggcgtagccctcgtggcacgcgagcttgcgctcgctgcgcgcgaggctccgcacgcttgcgcgaggcagtgcgcgctgtggcgcagctcgctgctgcccacacgcgactgctgtgccttgctttcgccctcgcccattcgtccattgctcacagcccacgacacaaggcagggctgctgccttgtgctcgtgcaccatggccttgctcattgcattcgtgccgcatgggcgacgagctcccttgctcgtcgtcacatgcccgcactatacaacaccccttaagggtaacacgtagcgtccattgctttgtgcgtgcaagttatatgagcgaatcgcataaaaatttaaaaaatttatatttaaaattaatgacaaattaataaataatattaatttcataattttagggcgaaaaatcgaaaatttattattcaattgatttccgattaacatggattcaagtctaggtcataaaaatttaaaatttaacataaatttacaatttttatggtggtttttaatcatatgtatctaattaaattataattaattatgaaaatcaaattaattctaaattattctaattttcaacaaattaatcataattacaaattagattgcataattaacaaggctaggcattcaaacttgttaaacatatacagtaggtcaataaaaaattcaagatttatcaacaagaatcgcaaatatttaatttaacatcttaaatttacgaaattttgcattcgaaaaactaaaacctccgaaaagtcatagttaggcttcgaatttgagaattctgggttcggccgaaaaaacctatttttgtcaaaattttaggatgccttttacatgcggaattgacacaaaaatcactcgatttggatgagtaacgaagaaactgccgaaaaactgcgtacgtataattaaataaacgcaatttgcaattaattaacaattacgaaaattaatcaccccttttaattcttgcaaatttgtaatatttaaccatgttcatgcaattttagattatgaaaataataagaggctcgtgataccactgttaggttatgatacatatgacaattcataaatcatgcggaaaaaccataaagccaggaaaacatattatttacacataatcatttagcatagtttagatgcatactctttgttgcgtgccctccctagctgcgcccgaaccgaacaagaacaagtctttaggactccaagtgtcgtccctccgtagatagtccacagcacgtccggatccgccttaagatcgaccaactagaatcgcccttaaggtatttagaattttcggcactttataggcaattgtatgactgaattttgctctcaaaaactcactttgaatacttgaatgctcgatctaaatatgtgaccctaggcacctatttatagagttatggaaaaggatttggaatcctattaggatactaatttatttaattatagtcctactaggactctaattaaataaactaaatcttttaggattagatttaatcatttgacaaatcccggtagctttaggattcgagtagcacacaaacacacacgcacgcacagcagcccacgaggggcgccatgcgcgcgcgcgcagcccgcgagctcgcagcccactgccgcaagcccacacgctgccgtagccttggcgcgcgctgggcctgccttgcggtgggcctggcgcagccttggctggtgcgtttgtggcgcgctggcttgctgggcgatggcccgacttcgtgctgggccttcgtctggcaggcctcgtccgatgctaattcgtacgatacgcttccgattaatttcccgattccggaattcatttccgatacgaacaatattcaatatttccgattccggaatcaatttccgtttcgaacaaatatttaatatttccgtttccggaattattttccgattccgataatatttccgattctgacaatatttccgtttccggcaatatttccgattccagcaatatttccatttccgataatattttccgatacgtaccatgtttccgtttccggcaacatctacgacttggataatatttatatttccgatacgatccatatttccgtttccgacaatatcatcgtttccggagtattcatttcttgcctgtgacgatctcagctcccactgaaacgaagatccgtcgattccgaatatccatagatggagtatttaatgccattaaatacttgatccgtttacgtactatttgtgtgaccctacgggtccagtcaagagtaagctgtggattaatatcattaattccacttgaactgaagcggcctctagctaggcattcagctcacttgatctcactgaattattaacttgttaattaatactgaaccgcatttattagacttaacattgaatgcatacttggaccaagggcattatttccttcatgttttAGTCCATACAATGATTTTTTCATCCTGCAGACCATGTCAGtattatttttatgaaaacCAGGTGGTATTTTCATATAGATTTCCTCCTCTAAATCACCATGTAAGAAATCGTTatgaacatccatttgatggacGTCCCAATTTTTTACTACCGCCACTGCCAAAAAAATGCGTACCGTTGACATTTTAGCTACCGGGGCAAATGTTTCATTATAATCTTTACCTTCAACTTGATGGTTTCCTAAGCAGACCAATCGTGCTTTATTCCGGATCAAATTTCCATCCTCATCTCTTTTCTCCGTATACACCCACTTACTCCCAAGTGCTTTCTTTCCCGGAGGTAGTTTCTCTAGGATCCACGTCCCTTGTCCTTCAAGTGCGTCTATTTCTGCAGCCATAGCCTCTCTCCATGTTTCATGTTTCATTGCCTCTTTAAAAGATTTCGGAGCTTTTCCTTCTGTAATAGCTGCAATAAAATTTTTATGTTTTGCAGAAAATCTTTcattattaacaaaatatgttataggataaggagtacctgaggagGACAATGTCGTGAGGGAACTTATCGATGGACTTATATTTTTCCGTATGGTATGTGTCTTACAGTCTCGTAGCTTAATAGAGGGATATTTTACTCGCTTCCCTCGGCCTAGCTCCTCCTCATTACTTGTGCCTGCTGTCTGACTTCCTGTACCAACTGTTGGAGTATGTTTTGCAATGTCAGAACTGACTGTCATATGAGGCATAGCTGCATTGGTCGAAGACTCTGCTGCTGTTTGCCCTGGCTGATTCGCAGCCTGCAGTGCCTTGTTACTGTGATGCAGCGCCTCTGGCAGAGCCTCGGGCAGCGCCTCGGGGGTGGGCTGCAGCGCCTCGGGTGTAGGCTGCAGCGCCTCGTGCATAGGCTGCAGCGCCTCATGTGCGtcttgccttggctcgcccaaTGTGGTCACTGATGCTTGCCCAGAAGCAGCCAATGCATCACTAGAGACAGGCTGCTGCCCCAGATGAGTGACACCCCCATAATTCTCACCTAATGGTGCATCTGCATCACTGTCATACAAAATAATATGCTCCCCAACCTCACTAATTCCAGCTTCAATAGTATGCAAAGTCTCATCATATGGAAAGACATTTTCATGAAACTTAACATCCCGGGATACAAAAAATTCTCGAGTTTCTAAATCAAACAATTGCCACCCCTTTTTGCCAAACGGGTAACCAATAAGAATACATCTCCGACTACGTGAATCAAATTTATCACCTTTACTACGTTGATTATGTGCATAACAAAGACACCCAAAAACACGAATTAAATCATACGACGGAACTTTTCCAAATAACATTTCATATGGAGATTTATTATCAAGCAACGGAGTAGGCGTTCTATTGATCAAATAACATGCCGATAaaatacattccccccaaaatttcTTTGGTAATTTTGCTTGAAAACGTATTGCTCGTGCCACATTTAACAGATGTTGGTGTTTCCGTTCTACTCTACCATTCTGTTGGGGAGTCACGACACAAGATGATTCAAACCAAATTCCAGACTTAAAAAAATAGCCTTGTAGACAATTAAACTCAGTCCCATTATCACTCCGGATCACCTTAATTTCTTGATTAAATTGACGTTTTGTCATCGCaacataattcataaacatgTCCTCAACCTCTGTTTTATTTttaagtaaataaatccatactCCTCTAGAAAAATCGTCTACAATAGTTAAAATATATCGAGCACCACAAGATGAACGTGTCTTGTAGGGACCCCATAAATCTAAATGTATTAATTCAAACATTCTACTAGCTTTATTCTCACTAACAAGAAAACTATTTCTAGTATGCTTAGCACGAGGGCAGATATCGCATACATTATTATTTCGCCTAACAGCATTACTCACGGGAGGAAGCAGCTTCACTATTTTTTCCGACGGATGTCCCATTCTTTGATGCCACAGTTCTATCACACAATCAGTCTGAACCGAACACACCTTGACCAACGGAATACCACGGAAAATATAAAGTCCATCTTCACGTTCCCCCAGGCCAATCATCTTCCTCGTCAATCGGTCCTGTAAAACACATATTTTGTTAGTGAATTGAGCAGCACAATTTGATTCGTCACTTAACTGCGtcacagaaattaaattgcaatttAAACGAGGGACAAATAAAACATTAGTGAGTACTAATCCTCCTTCCAATTCCACCGATCCACTTTGATTTGAATTAGTGAATTGTCCATCCGGGAGACCGACAGAGCAATTTTGGATAGTCTTCACATTTTTCAAAATTGAGAGGTCGAAAGTACAATGGTTTGATGCACCAGAATCAACAATCCAACATAAATTATTATTACCCATACCTTGTAACCTTGGTTTGGCTTTGGATGTCAGTAGATCAATTATTTGTTGGACTTGCGTTGGGGATACACCTGCTAACCCTTCAGCTATGTTATTTGCGGTTACTGGCGAGGCTTGATGTTGAGATGTTTTGCTTACCACTCTATTAGCCCTTACACCTCCTGTCGCTGAAGTACTACTAGGGGTGCTACTGCCACTGCTCCCTGCACGACCTCGACCCCCGCGTCCTCCTCTACCATTGCCACGACCAGCACTTCTTCCTCCTTTTCTTCTGTCGTCCCACCATTCCGGGAACCCAACAAGTTGATAGCACGTCTCAGTTTCGTGCCCTGACTTATTGCAGTGAGTACAAAATCTGTCATTATTATCACGATAATTCGAATTACTTCTAATTTCAGTTTTGAAAGCCATGATGCCTCCCCCGTGCCGCTGTTCTTCTTCCACACGCAGGTTCTCAGTATTAATAACTGACTGATATGCTTCATCTACCGTGGGCAGGGGAGTCTGCGCCAGTAGTTGTGCTCGGATGGCCTCGTACGGTTTATCAAGCCCTATCAGAAAGTGATGAAGGTGATCTTCTTCCCTAATCTCTGCAACTTGTGTGGAGATACCGCACTTACAACACCCACAAACACATTTAGGTACTCTAGCATAGTTTACCAGGTCATTGAGAATTATTGAAAGCCTACCATAATACTCATCAATCGACTCATTACCTCCCTGCTTGCACGCACCCAACGTGGACTTCAATTGGCAAACCCTTGTGCCACTGACCACGCAGAAGCGTTTCTTGAGGTGTAGCCACAGGACACTTGCATCATCAAAATCTCCAACGGTCGATCTCAACGACTCTTCTACTGTGTTTTTAATCCAAGACACCAACATAGAATGGATAGCAATCCAATCTGCCAGTTTGTCTGGGTCTGTTGTTGgttctttaatttttccatCAATGAAACCAAATTTTCTCTTCGAAATTAGAGCCCTTCTAACTGATGTAGACCATTCATCGTAGTTTTTGGCTCCTCGAAGTTTTATTGGTGTTATGAGGTTTCCTGGAGCATCAGATGATCCTAGATAGTAATCCTTCGCAAGTTCGTCTTTCGATGGCGTTGATACATCATCATCCTTCGCCATGACTCACTGTGTTTCTTTGGGTTTTGCGGAAAAAAAACCGATTCTTACCTTGCACTTGATACCATGACAAATAATAATAGAGAATATATTTGATTAACTCTAAAACTTGACTTGCTCTTATTAACGTATTcaagcatatatatatatattttacagAAGTACTGGACTCCTATTACTACTCTAATCAGGTGCTGCTAAGAGTCCTAGATATACCACACTCCTAGGTGCATTGATATTCTAATAATCCTACGTATATCACAATTCAATGTTTTGTAATATACGTATAATGTATCCTAACACCTTTCGATTGGTTTCTCTCTCTCCCCCTTCTGATTGTGAAGTCTGATTGCTCTAAGGGTGGAATATTAAGTAAAACCAGTTCAATTTAGAAGTTTGGAGAGTAGAATTGATTCCAGGTTTGGGGTAGAAAGCAGTGAATATTACAATATACAGCACGCTATTGTTGACCAATTTTAGTTCATGATTTTATCGTTTTTCAGAATTACCGAGTACGACTAATAATAGTAAAGACTAACAACCCATATTGATTGAGACACCCACGGGCCACGACCCTCCAGCAGTAGGACCGTCCGTTGAATAATGGGTTAAAGCATCCTAGAATTGTACTCGATAACATAAAGTGATGATGCACGTTGCATAATTGTTCTAGCATCACATTACTCCGTATAAGATAGAGTTTGATCATTGGTGGATGGCATTGTATGAAATCTAGTTtatatactcccttcgtcccggaatactcgatccgATTTGActggcacagagtttaagggacttgaattgacttatttaatttaa
This genomic stretch from Spinacia oleracea cultivar Varoflay chromosome 3, BTI_SOV_V1, whole genome shotgun sequence harbors:
- the LOC130468952 gene encoding uncharacterized protein — encoded protein: MAKDDDVSTPSKDELAKDYYLGSSDAPGNLITPIKLRGAKNYDEWSTSVRRALISKRKFGFIDGKIKEPTTDPDKLADWIAIHSMLVSWIKNTVEESLRSTVGDFDDASVLWLHLKKRFCVVSGTRVCQLKSTLGACKQGGNESIDEYYGRLSIILNDLVNYARVPKCVCGCCKCGISTQVAEIREEDHLHHFLIGLDKPYEAIRAQLLAQTPLPTVDEAYQSVINTENLRVEEEQRHGGGIMAFKTEIRSNSNYRDNNDRFCTHCNKSGHETETCYQLVGFPEWWDDRRKGGRSAGRGNGRGGRGGRGRAGSSGSSTPSSTSATGGVRANRVVSKTSQHQASPVTANNIAEGLAGVSPTQVQQIIDLLTSKAKPRLQGPIDEEDDWPGGT